A DNA window from Phragmites australis chromosome 11, lpPhrAust1.1, whole genome shotgun sequence contains the following coding sequences:
- the LOC133885742 gene encoding uncharacterized protein LOC133885742 isoform X1, with the protein MSAGGAFGGNRGVRPVPPEKGVFPLDHLHECDLEKKDYLACLKSTGFQSEKCRQFSKKYLECRMERNLMAKQNMSELGFRNMDEVDALDKNGKLESPPSKPKDNKITV; encoded by the exons ATGAGTGCTG GTGGTGCGTTTGGTGGAAATCGGGGGGTGAGGCCTGTACCTCCTGAAAAAGGTGTATTCCCACTGGATCACTTGCATGAGTGTGACTTG GAGAAGAAAGACTATCTTGCCTGCCTGAAATCTACGGGATTTCAGTCTGAAAAATGTCGGCAGTTCTCAAAGAAGTACCTGGAATGTCGGATGGAGAG AAACTTGATGGCAAAGCAGAATATGTCAGAGCTTGGGTTCAGAAATATGGACGAAGTGGACGCTCTTGACAAGAACGGCAAACTGGAGAGCCCTCCTAGCAAGCCGAAAGATAATAAAATTACTGTTTGA